In the Clavelina lepadiformis chromosome 8, kaClaLepa1.1, whole genome shotgun sequence genome, one interval contains:
- the LOC143468333 gene encoding epidermal growth factor receptor-like isoform X1 encodes MPSKTLYLVFILSWLSLSLSSAESEPKICFGTTSGLSVGEDRLDHYVKMYKKYRNCTIVKGNLEITGLQSSKLEISFLQGIEEVTGYVIIALNYLPYLPLQNLKIIRGRELYKGKYALYVKLNVNQQHKSKGLKALRLSSLTEIVHGSVHINNNPQLCFADTIHWDDILNPVQQKIGNWTYEVSDNKDSALCARCNESCVAGCWGKGNEMCQQLTLEHCSPECEDARCRGTTRDDCCDSECAVGCSGPTARDCTICLHVNNSGSCEFACPPEFIYDPQTQRNIPNPKFKYHYDDRCVNKCPSNLLIEDNGCVKSCRVGFHNNGEGKCVPCKEEVCDKECYGVGHADGPLVHFKTVDSSNVHYFKGCNIVKGNVVFQSFAFAGDTHTKLPPMNVSQMAAFKDVKTITGYLHIVAWPKELANFSVFKNLQIIGGVGLYHDIVALIIQDNTHPAGPFYLDQITSLGFESLRAINHGNVYIGYCQNLCYEQLVNWTSIIRHHTEYRGFNNGLLLRKNGESTECNTTTCDPECDSNGCWGPGPDQCLKCSHYTYFGRTCMESCPVELGIYANHTDFQCKPCHDLCNGTCYGEGPGKCFGCKYASYNGICLEECPSDMYNTHNSTECQKCHPNCVSHRGERFCTGPGNTVGKNACNYCDFATTTAGGLDILQCLPPGSRCPNAHFSHDGSIKSATHTCVPCIEGCTNCTGSRREDCRHALRSQNDTVVAAVVIPVVLVVLSVLVGIVLCCRYRRRQNIKKRQHSMRALGIDPCAEESQMDARARLMEPMTPSGVAPNQAQLRIVKDAELRIGKILGSGAFGTVHKGYWIPDLAPRERVKVPVAIKVLRDESSQVASNEILDEAFVMASCEHPNLVRLLGISLSQRIMLITQLMPLGNLLEYVRENKDNIGSQHLLNWSLQIAKGMRYLAEEKHLVHRDLAARNVLVKSPNHVRITDFGLAKLLDVNEDVYRAEGGKMPIKWLALESIQHRIFTQKSDVWGFGVTMWELMTFGKKPYENVPAREVHTLLEKGERLPQPYICTIDIYMLLIKCWTVDAEARPTFRELSEDLSKMARDPQRYVVIDNEGHLTELPSPTTSEFLRSLMNEEGDDFPITDAEEYLHPQALTGAEDGAWNDNPFALQPCPSVVPWKRQHQQQLSSTSSQQALLEARGGGSGRFRGRMDSGRLAQNSRNADRRLDSVMTTMTNLSSISGSQPNGASTPFTSVTMPISPDMTCDDEVVLSVAGGAMTGQKEGLPNQAVLGVINNARTFSESSDVFGPPSSKRPDDNPQGWPGNHCPDQAQRLTRAREDSTTMRYSAEPVSLLRQQQTKPNENKTKVQPKPAIEFSKDEDGYLTPFEAANKRPEYLDPSEFPPSPFATKPPVNILDLPTSSLSNPEYEPAFVPSDPGVHLDEEGYEIPISSGVAPEYQNLDQEENLKLDPAFSLRHPSQSGDSVGSEKRDSGMQSDEDGEKKTTAVANPNYDFLENANSDAGLLGQEHEQPEYVNTSAPAEKGAFPDDDIFSLMQKNHKHLPNSKEGIGRTYSEPDSGVGIEVAVDNMLYHKLGAAWDNSE; translated from the exons GTTGTCGTCACTGACCGAGATAGTTCACGGCAGTGTCCACATCAACAACAATCCGCAACTTTGCTTTGCGGACACCATTCATTGGGATGACATCCTCAACCCTGTGCAACAAAAAATCGGAAATTGGACTTATGAGGTGTCAGATAATAAGGATTCCGCTCTTT GTGCTCGGTGCAATGAATCGTGCGTGGCTGGATGCTGGGGTAAAGGAAACGAAATGTGCCAGCAAC TGACATTAGAGCACTGTTCGCCGGAGTGTGAAGATGCCAGATGTCGTGGGACGACACGTGACGATTGTTGCGATTCCGAGTGCGCGGTCGGTTGTAGCGGCCCCACGGCCAGGGATTGCACG ATCTGCCTTCACGTGAACAACAGTGGTTCGTGTGAATTTGCTTGCCCGCCTGAGTTCATCTACGACCCACAGACCCAGCGTAACATTCCCAACCCCAAGTTCAAATACCACTATGACGACAGATGCGTCAATAAATGTCCCA GCAACCTTCTCATAGAAGACAACGGCTGCGTCAAATCTTGCAGAGTCGGTTTCCATAACAACGGAGAAGGAAAATGTGTTCCGTGCAAAGAGGAAGTGTGTGACAAAG AATGTTACGGAGTTGGTCACGCGGACGGCCCCCTGGTTCATTTCAAAACGGTCGATTCATCGAACGTCCATTATTTTAAGGGCTGCAACATCGTCAAGGGGAACGTCGTGTTCCAGTCTTTCGCCTTCGCTGG AGACACTCATACAAAACTGCCGCCTATGAATGTCTCACAAATGGCCGCATTTAAAGATGTGAAAACTATAACAG gTTATCTCCATATCGTGGCTTGGCCAAAAGAacttgcaaatttttcagtctTCAAAAACCTGCAAATAATTGGAGGCGTTGGCTTGTACCACGATATAGTAGCCTTAATCATTCAGGATAATACTCACCCTGCAGGACCGTTTTACCTTGATCAG attACGTCATTGGGATTTGAGTCATTGCGGGCGATAAACCACGGTAACGTCTACATCGGATATTGCCAGAACCTTTGCTACGAACAGTTGGTCAATTGGACGTCTATTATACGTCATCATACGGAATACAGAGGCTTCAATAACGGCCTTTTGCTTCGTAAAAACGGAGAAAGCACAGAAT GCAATACCACAACTTGCGACCCCGAGTGTGATTCCAACGGCTGCTGGGGACCAGGTCCTGACCAATGTTTGAAATGCTCCCATTACACCTACTTTGGGAGAACTTGCATGGAGTCGTGCCCCGTGGAACTCGGGATCTATGCAAATCACACAG ACTTTCAATGCAAACCGTGCCACGACCTGTGCAACGGGACTTGCTATGGTGAGGGACCAGGAAAATGCTTTGGCTGCAAATACGCGAGCTACAACGGAATCTGCCTCGAAGAATGCCCCAGTGATATGTACAATACCCACAACAGCACCGAATGCCAAAAGTGTCACCCCAATTGTGTGTCCCACCGGGGCGAAAGATT CTGTACCGGGCCGGGAAACACAGTGGGCAAAAATGCTTGCAATTACTGTGATTTTGCGACGACAACAGCCGGTGGCCTGGACATCCTGCAGTGCCTGCCCCCGGGGTCGCGCTGTCCCAATGCCCATTTTTCTCACGACGGATCCATAAAGTCCGCCACTCAC ACTTGTGTGCCATGCATAGAGGGGTGCACGAACTGCACGGGATCTCGGAGGGAGGATTGCCGCCACGCGCTCAG GTCACAAAATGACACTGTAGTGGCCGCCGTGGTCATCCCGGTGGTCTTGGTGGTCTTGTCCGTGTTAGTCGGAATCGTCTTATGCTGCCGATATCGCCGACGACAGAACATCAAAAAGCGACAACATTCCATGCGAGCTCTTGGCATAGATCCT TGCGCCGAAGAATCCCAGATGGACGCCAGGGCGCGCCTTATGGAGCCGATGACACCTAGCGGGGTCGCACCGAACCAAGCGCAGCTCCGCATCGTCAAG GATGCAGAGCTTAGGATCGGAAAGATTCTTGGATCCGGAGCATTCGGAACAGTCCACAAAG GTTACTGGATCCCGGATCTGGCCCCGAGGGAGAGAGTTAAAGTCCCAGTCGCCATCAAAGTCCTTCGCGACGAATCTTCTCAAGTGGCGAGCAATGAGATTCTTGAT GAGGCATTCGTAATGGCGTCTTGCGAACATCCGAACTTAGTCCGTCTTCTCGGAATCAGTTTATCTCAGCGGATTATGCTCATCACTCAACTGATGCCGCTCGGGAATCTGCTGGAATATGTTCGGGAAAACAAAGATAACATCGGATCCCAGCATCTTTTGAACTGGAGTTTGCAGATCGCCAAA GGAATGAGGTATTTGGCCGAAGAGAAACATCTCGTTCATAGAGACCTCGCGGCGAGGAACGTATTGGTTAAATCGCCGAATCACGTGCGCATTACCGACTTCGGATTGGCTAAACTACTCGACGTAAATGAAGACGTCTACAG GGCGGAAGGAGGAAAAATGCCGATCAAGTGGCTTGCCCTGGAATCGATCCAACATCGGATCTTTACTCAGAAGAGCGACGTTTGGGGCTTTG GCGTCACAATGTGGGAACTCATGACGTTCGGAAAGAAGCCATACGAGAACGTGCCAGCGAGGGAAGTGCACACTCTACTGGAGAAAG GTGAAAGGTTACCGCAGCCCTACATATGCACCATCGACATCTACATGCTCCTCATCAAGTGCTGGACCGTTGATGCGGAAGCTCGTCCTACCTTCCGCGAGCTCTCTGAGGATCTGTCCAAGATGGCGAGAGATCCACAACGCTATGTGGTGATAGAC AACGAAGGACATCTCACCGAGCTCCCGAGCCCGACAACATCCGAATTTCTGAGATCTTTGATGAATGAAGAAGGAGACGATTTTCCCATCACTGATGCGGAAGAATATCTTCATCCTCAAGCTCTTACCGGAGCAG AGGATGGAGCTTGGAATGACAATCCGTTCGCTCTTCAGCCCTGCCCTTCCGTGGTGCCATGGAAAAGGCAACATCAGCAGCAGCTGTCATCCACGTCGTCCCAGCAGGCTCTCCTGGAGGCGAGAGGCGGCGGTAGCGGAAGATTTAGAGGAAGGATGGACAGCGGGCGACTTGCACAG AATTCACGAAATGCAGACAGACGCTTGGACTCGGTTATGACAACGATGACCAATTTGTCCAGCATCAGTGGATCGCAACCAAACGGGGCGAGCACTCCGTTTACGTCGGTTACCATGCCAATAAGTCCGGATATGACGTGTGATGACGAGGTCGTACTTAGTGTAGCTGGGGGCGCAATGACCGGGCAAAAG GAGGGTCTTCCAAACCAGGCGGTACTTGGGGTGATCAACAACGCGCGGACTTTCAGCGAATCGTCCGATGTTTTCGGACCTCCTTCTTCGAAACGACCCGACGACAACCCTCAGGGCTGG CCTGGAAATCACTGCCCGGATCAAGCACAGAGATTGACGCGTGCGCGTGAAGACAGCACCACCATGCGGTATAGCGCAGAACCGGTTTCTCTCCTGAGGCAGCAGCAGACTAAGCCGAACG AAAATAAGACCAAAGTCCAACCAAAGCCAGCGATTGAATTTTCTAAGGACGAAGACGGTTACCTGACGCCTTTCGAAGCAGCCAATAAGAGGCCAG AATACTTGGATCCGAGTGAATTTCCTCCGTCTCCGTTCGCCACCAAACCTCCAGTCAACATCCTTGACCTACCTACGTCATCGCTCTCTAATCCGGAGTACGAACCGGCGTTTGTGCCTTCAG ACCCCGGGGTCCACTTGGACGAGGAGGGTTATGAGATTCCTATTTCGTCCGGGGTAGCCCCAGAATACCAGAACCTCGACCAGGAGGAAAATTTGAAACTGGACCCCGCTTTCTCGCTACGTCATCCGTCCCAGAGTGGAGATAGCGTCGGATCGGAAAAGAGAGACTCTGGAATGCAATCCGATGAGGATGGGGAGAAGAAGACGACGGCGGTCGCCAATCCCAACTACGACTTCCTTGAAAACGCCAACTCCGATGCCGGTCTCTTGGGTCAGGAGCACGAACAGCCAGAGTACGTAAACACCTCTGCCCCCGCCGAGAAGGGGGCTTTTCCAGACGACGATATTTTCTCTCTAATGCAAAAGAACCACAAACACCTGCCGAATAGTAAGGAAGGGATCGGCCGGACTTACTCGGAACCGGACAGTGGCGTTGGTATCGAGGTGGCGGTTGATAACATGCTTTATCACAAGCTAGGCGCCGCTTGGGACAACAGCGAGTGA
- the LOC143468333 gene encoding epidermal growth factor receptor-like isoform X2, with the protein MPSKTLYLVFILSWLSLSLSSAESEPKICFGTTSGLSVGEDRLDHYVKMYKKYRNCTIVKGNLEITGLQSSKLEISFLQGIEEVTGYVIIALNYLPYLPLQNLKIIRGRELYKGKYALYVKLNVNQQHKSKGLKALRLSSLTEIVHGSVHINNNPQLCFADTIHWDDILNPVQQKIGNWTYEVSDNKDSALCARCNESCVAGCWGKGNEMCQQLTLEHCSPECEDARCRGTTRDDCCDSECAVGCSGPTARDCTICLHVNNSGSCEFACPPEFIYDPQTQRNIPNPKFKYHYDDRCVNKCPSNLLIEDNGCVKSCRVGFHNNGEGKCVPCKEEVCDKECYGVGHADGPLVHFKTVDSSNVHYFKGCNIVKGNVVFQSFAFAGDTHTKLPPMNVSQMAAFKDVKTITGYLHIVAWPKELANFSVFKNLQIIGGVGLYHDIVALIIQDNTHPAGPFYLDQITSLGFESLRAINHGNVYIGYCQNLCYEQLVNWTSIIRHHTEYRGFNNGLLLRKNGESTECNTTTCDPECDSNGCWGPGPDQCLKCSHYTYFGRTCMESCPVELGIYANHTDFQCKPCHDLCNGTCYGEGPGKCFGCKYASYNGICLEECPSDMYNTHNSTECQKCHPNCVSHRGERFCTGPGNTVGKNACNYCDFATTTAGGLDILQCLPPGSRCPNAHFSHDGSIKSATHTCVPCIEGCTNCTGSRREDCRHALRSQNDTVVAAVVIPVVLVVLSVLVGIVLCCRYRRRQNIKKRQHSMRALGIDPCAEESQMDARARLMEPMTPSGVAPNQAQLRIVKDAELRIGKILGSGAFGTVHKGYWIPDLAPRERVKVPVAIKVLRDESSQVASNEILDEAFVMASCEHPNLVRLLGISLSQRIMLITQLMPLGNLLEYVRENKDNIGSQHLLNWSLQIAKGMRYLAEEKHLVHRDLAARNVLVKSPNHVRITDFGLAKLLDVNEDVYRAEGGKMPIKWLALESIQHRIFTQKSDVWGFGVTMWELMTFGKKPYENVPAREVHTLLEKGERLPQPYICTIDIYMLLIKCWTVDAEARPTFRELSEDLSKMARDPQRYVVIDNEGHLTELPSPTTSEFLRSLMNEEGDDFPITDAEEYLHPQALTGAEDGAWNDNPFALQPCPSVVPWKRQHQQQLSSTSSQQALLEARGGGSGRFRGRMDSGRLAQNSRNADRRLDSVMTTMTNLSSISGSQPNGASTPFTSVTMPISPDMTCDDEVVLSVAGGAMTGQKEGLPNQAVLGVINNARTFSESSDVFGPPSSKRPDDNPQGWPGNHCPDQAQRLTRAREDSTTMRYSAEPVSLLRQQQTKPNEYLDPSEFPPSPFATKPPVNILDLPTSSLSNPEYEPAFVPSDPGVHLDEEGYEIPISSGVAPEYQNLDQEENLKLDPAFSLRHPSQSGDSVGSEKRDSGMQSDEDGEKKTTAVANPNYDFLENANSDAGLLGQEHEQPEYVNTSAPAEKGAFPDDDIFSLMQKNHKHLPNSKEGIGRTYSEPDSGVGIEVAVDNMLYHKLGAAWDNSE; encoded by the exons GTTGTCGTCACTGACCGAGATAGTTCACGGCAGTGTCCACATCAACAACAATCCGCAACTTTGCTTTGCGGACACCATTCATTGGGATGACATCCTCAACCCTGTGCAACAAAAAATCGGAAATTGGACTTATGAGGTGTCAGATAATAAGGATTCCGCTCTTT GTGCTCGGTGCAATGAATCGTGCGTGGCTGGATGCTGGGGTAAAGGAAACGAAATGTGCCAGCAAC TGACATTAGAGCACTGTTCGCCGGAGTGTGAAGATGCCAGATGTCGTGGGACGACACGTGACGATTGTTGCGATTCCGAGTGCGCGGTCGGTTGTAGCGGCCCCACGGCCAGGGATTGCACG ATCTGCCTTCACGTGAACAACAGTGGTTCGTGTGAATTTGCTTGCCCGCCTGAGTTCATCTACGACCCACAGACCCAGCGTAACATTCCCAACCCCAAGTTCAAATACCACTATGACGACAGATGCGTCAATAAATGTCCCA GCAACCTTCTCATAGAAGACAACGGCTGCGTCAAATCTTGCAGAGTCGGTTTCCATAACAACGGAGAAGGAAAATGTGTTCCGTGCAAAGAGGAAGTGTGTGACAAAG AATGTTACGGAGTTGGTCACGCGGACGGCCCCCTGGTTCATTTCAAAACGGTCGATTCATCGAACGTCCATTATTTTAAGGGCTGCAACATCGTCAAGGGGAACGTCGTGTTCCAGTCTTTCGCCTTCGCTGG AGACACTCATACAAAACTGCCGCCTATGAATGTCTCACAAATGGCCGCATTTAAAGATGTGAAAACTATAACAG gTTATCTCCATATCGTGGCTTGGCCAAAAGAacttgcaaatttttcagtctTCAAAAACCTGCAAATAATTGGAGGCGTTGGCTTGTACCACGATATAGTAGCCTTAATCATTCAGGATAATACTCACCCTGCAGGACCGTTTTACCTTGATCAG attACGTCATTGGGATTTGAGTCATTGCGGGCGATAAACCACGGTAACGTCTACATCGGATATTGCCAGAACCTTTGCTACGAACAGTTGGTCAATTGGACGTCTATTATACGTCATCATACGGAATACAGAGGCTTCAATAACGGCCTTTTGCTTCGTAAAAACGGAGAAAGCACAGAAT GCAATACCACAACTTGCGACCCCGAGTGTGATTCCAACGGCTGCTGGGGACCAGGTCCTGACCAATGTTTGAAATGCTCCCATTACACCTACTTTGGGAGAACTTGCATGGAGTCGTGCCCCGTGGAACTCGGGATCTATGCAAATCACACAG ACTTTCAATGCAAACCGTGCCACGACCTGTGCAACGGGACTTGCTATGGTGAGGGACCAGGAAAATGCTTTGGCTGCAAATACGCGAGCTACAACGGAATCTGCCTCGAAGAATGCCCCAGTGATATGTACAATACCCACAACAGCACCGAATGCCAAAAGTGTCACCCCAATTGTGTGTCCCACCGGGGCGAAAGATT CTGTACCGGGCCGGGAAACACAGTGGGCAAAAATGCTTGCAATTACTGTGATTTTGCGACGACAACAGCCGGTGGCCTGGACATCCTGCAGTGCCTGCCCCCGGGGTCGCGCTGTCCCAATGCCCATTTTTCTCACGACGGATCCATAAAGTCCGCCACTCAC ACTTGTGTGCCATGCATAGAGGGGTGCACGAACTGCACGGGATCTCGGAGGGAGGATTGCCGCCACGCGCTCAG GTCACAAAATGACACTGTAGTGGCCGCCGTGGTCATCCCGGTGGTCTTGGTGGTCTTGTCCGTGTTAGTCGGAATCGTCTTATGCTGCCGATATCGCCGACGACAGAACATCAAAAAGCGACAACATTCCATGCGAGCTCTTGGCATAGATCCT TGCGCCGAAGAATCCCAGATGGACGCCAGGGCGCGCCTTATGGAGCCGATGACACCTAGCGGGGTCGCACCGAACCAAGCGCAGCTCCGCATCGTCAAG GATGCAGAGCTTAGGATCGGAAAGATTCTTGGATCCGGAGCATTCGGAACAGTCCACAAAG GTTACTGGATCCCGGATCTGGCCCCGAGGGAGAGAGTTAAAGTCCCAGTCGCCATCAAAGTCCTTCGCGACGAATCTTCTCAAGTGGCGAGCAATGAGATTCTTGAT GAGGCATTCGTAATGGCGTCTTGCGAACATCCGAACTTAGTCCGTCTTCTCGGAATCAGTTTATCTCAGCGGATTATGCTCATCACTCAACTGATGCCGCTCGGGAATCTGCTGGAATATGTTCGGGAAAACAAAGATAACATCGGATCCCAGCATCTTTTGAACTGGAGTTTGCAGATCGCCAAA GGAATGAGGTATTTGGCCGAAGAGAAACATCTCGTTCATAGAGACCTCGCGGCGAGGAACGTATTGGTTAAATCGCCGAATCACGTGCGCATTACCGACTTCGGATTGGCTAAACTACTCGACGTAAATGAAGACGTCTACAG GGCGGAAGGAGGAAAAATGCCGATCAAGTGGCTTGCCCTGGAATCGATCCAACATCGGATCTTTACTCAGAAGAGCGACGTTTGGGGCTTTG GCGTCACAATGTGGGAACTCATGACGTTCGGAAAGAAGCCATACGAGAACGTGCCAGCGAGGGAAGTGCACACTCTACTGGAGAAAG GTGAAAGGTTACCGCAGCCCTACATATGCACCATCGACATCTACATGCTCCTCATCAAGTGCTGGACCGTTGATGCGGAAGCTCGTCCTACCTTCCGCGAGCTCTCTGAGGATCTGTCCAAGATGGCGAGAGATCCACAACGCTATGTGGTGATAGAC AACGAAGGACATCTCACCGAGCTCCCGAGCCCGACAACATCCGAATTTCTGAGATCTTTGATGAATGAAGAAGGAGACGATTTTCCCATCACTGATGCGGAAGAATATCTTCATCCTCAAGCTCTTACCGGAGCAG AGGATGGAGCTTGGAATGACAATCCGTTCGCTCTTCAGCCCTGCCCTTCCGTGGTGCCATGGAAAAGGCAACATCAGCAGCAGCTGTCATCCACGTCGTCCCAGCAGGCTCTCCTGGAGGCGAGAGGCGGCGGTAGCGGAAGATTTAGAGGAAGGATGGACAGCGGGCGACTTGCACAG AATTCACGAAATGCAGACAGACGCTTGGACTCGGTTATGACAACGATGACCAATTTGTCCAGCATCAGTGGATCGCAACCAAACGGGGCGAGCACTCCGTTTACGTCGGTTACCATGCCAATAAGTCCGGATATGACGTGTGATGACGAGGTCGTACTTAGTGTAGCTGGGGGCGCAATGACCGGGCAAAAG GAGGGTCTTCCAAACCAGGCGGTACTTGGGGTGATCAACAACGCGCGGACTTTCAGCGAATCGTCCGATGTTTTCGGACCTCCTTCTTCGAAACGACCCGACGACAACCCTCAGGGCTGG CCTGGAAATCACTGCCCGGATCAAGCACAGAGATTGACGCGTGCGCGTGAAGACAGCACCACCATGCGGTATAGCGCAGAACCGGTTTCTCTCCTGAGGCAGCAGCAGACTAAGCCGAACG AATACTTGGATCCGAGTGAATTTCCTCCGTCTCCGTTCGCCACCAAACCTCCAGTCAACATCCTTGACCTACCTACGTCATCGCTCTCTAATCCGGAGTACGAACCGGCGTTTGTGCCTTCAG ACCCCGGGGTCCACTTGGACGAGGAGGGTTATGAGATTCCTATTTCGTCCGGGGTAGCCCCAGAATACCAGAACCTCGACCAGGAGGAAAATTTGAAACTGGACCCCGCTTTCTCGCTACGTCATCCGTCCCAGAGTGGAGATAGCGTCGGATCGGAAAAGAGAGACTCTGGAATGCAATCCGATGAGGATGGGGAGAAGAAGACGACGGCGGTCGCCAATCCCAACTACGACTTCCTTGAAAACGCCAACTCCGATGCCGGTCTCTTGGGTCAGGAGCACGAACAGCCAGAGTACGTAAACACCTCTGCCCCCGCCGAGAAGGGGGCTTTTCCAGACGACGATATTTTCTCTCTAATGCAAAAGAACCACAAACACCTGCCGAATAGTAAGGAAGGGATCGGCCGGACTTACTCGGAACCGGACAGTGGCGTTGGTATCGAGGTGGCGGTTGATAACATGCTTTATCACAAGCTAGGCGCCGCTTGGGACAACAGCGAGTGA
- the LOC143468335 gene encoding receptor tyrosine-protein kinase erbB-4-like, with protein sequence MLSKNLSLVFVLLCPALSMASALKPGTCLGTSSGLSMSVDRLLHYGRLHRRYRNCRLVRGNLELTGLEASTLDLSFLQDIEEVTGYVIIALNHVGTIPLKNLKIIRGRELYKGKYSLFVQYNYNNKDPSDGLNKLLFNSLTEIVRGNVVIDHNPQLCFMDTIHWNDILNPGQRRIGDWVYQIGTRNKEPSQCARCHDSCVAGCWAEGSEMCQQLTLEHCSPECEDARCRGTTREDCCDSECAVGCSGPTARDCTVCLHVNNSGSCEFACPPEFIYDPQAFRNVPNPAFKYHYFDQCVDNCPSNLLIDGNGCVKSCRVGFHNNGEQKCVPCKKEVCDKECFGVGQADGPLADARTVDSSNVHHFTGCTTVKGNLVFESIAFDGDPHTGLLPMDASQLAAFKDVKTITGYLQIVAWPKEFSDFSIFKSLETIEGADLYRDIAAVIIQDNTHPLGPFYLDQITSLGFESLRAINYGNVYIGYCQNLCYEQLVNWTSIIRHHTEYRGFNNGLLLRKNGESTKCNTTTCDPECDSNGCWGPGPDQCLQCSHYLYQGSCLESCPKSGVYADHNEKKCEPCHPFCDGLCFGKGPFKCITAAHLRH encoded by the exons ATGTTGAGTAAGAATTTGTCTCTCGTCTTTGTCTTACTGTGTCCAGCCTTGTCCATGGCAA gtGCTCTGAAACCAGGAACTTGCTTGGGTACAAGCTCGGGATTGTCGATGAGTGTAGATCGCCTTCTTCATTATGGGAGGTTGCATCGAAGATACAGAAACTGCAGACTCGTTCGAGGAAATCTGGAATTGACTGGATTGGAAGCTTCAACCCTCGACCTGTCGTTTCTGCAG GATATAGAAGAAGTTACtggttacgtcataatagcgCTTAATCACGTGGGTACCATACCGCTGAAAAATCTGAAGATAATTCGCGGCCGTGAGCTGTACAAAGGAAAGTATTCCCTCTTTGTACAGTACAACTACAACAACAAAGACCCCAGCGATGGTCTGAATAAATTGCT CTTCAACTCGCTGACTGAGATTGTCCGTGGAAACGTGGTCATCGACCACAACCCACAACTCTGCTTCATGGACACAATTCACTGGAACGACATACTGAACCCGGGGCAACGACGAATCGGAGACTGGGTGTACCAAATAGGAACCCGCAATAAGGAGCCCAGTCAAT GTGCTCGGTGCCATGATTCGTGCGTGGCTGGATGCTGGGCGGAAGGAAGCGAAATGTGCCAGCAAC TGACATTAGAGCACTGTTCGCCGGAGTGTGAAGATGCCAGATGTCGTGGGACGACACGTGAAGATTGTTGCGATTCCGAGTGCGCGGTCGGTTGTAGCGGCCCCACGGCCAGGGATTGCACG GTCTGCCTTCACGTAAACAACAGTGGTTCGTGTGAATTTGCTTGCCCGCCTGAGTTCATCTACGACCCACAAGCTTTCCGTAACGTTCCAAATCCCGCATTCAAATACCATTATTTTGACCAATGCGTCGATAACTGTCCAA GCAATCTTCTCATTGACGGCAACGGCTGCGTCAAATCTTGCAGAGTCGGTTTCCATAACAACGGGGAACAAAAATGTGTTCCGTGCAAAAAGGAAGTCTGTGACAAAG AATGTTTTGGGGTTGGTCAAGCGGATGGTCCACTTGCTGATGCAAGAACTGTCGATTCTTCGAACGTTCACCACTTTACAGGCTGTACCACTGTCAAAGGAAACTTAGTTTTTGAGTCTATTGCTTTTGATGG AGACCCTCATACCGGTCTGTTGCCCATGGACGCTTCCCAACTGGCGGCATTTAAAGACGTCAAAACCATAACCG GTTATCTCCAAATCGTAGCCTGGCCGAAGGAATTCTCAGACTTTTCAATCTTCAAAAGTTTAGAAACGATCGAGGGGGCAGATTTGTATCGCGATATAGCGGCCGTGATCATTCAGGATAACACTCACCCTCTCGGACCGTTTTACCTTGATCAG attACGTCATTGGGATTTGAGTCATTGCGGGCGATAAACTACGGTAACGTCTACATCGGATATTGCCAGAACCTTTGCTACGAACAGTTGGTCAATTGGACGTCTATTATACGTCATCATACGGAATACAGAGGCTTCAATAACGGCCTTTTGCTTCGTAAAAACGGAGAAAGCACAAAAT GCAATACCACAACTTGCGACCCCGAATGTGATTCCAACGGCTGCTGGGGACCAGGTCCTGACCAATGTTTGCAATGCTCCCATTACTTGTACCAAGGGTCCTGCTTAGAGTCTTGCCCAAAGTCGGGAGTATATGCTGACCACAATG AGAAGAAATGCGAACCTTGTCACCCGTTCTGCGACGGCTTGTGCTTCGGTAAAGGACCCTTCAAATGCATAACCGCAGCCCATTTGCGACACTGA